The proteins below are encoded in one region of Streptomyces sp. NBC_00490:
- a CDS encoding universal stress protein → MDLPLVVGVDGSDASLLAVDWAADEAARCGLPLLLVYASLWERYEGAVRPDTGERPSEQVMAETILATAAERAQRRDPEAKVSTQVVPEEAVDALLHESHRAFALVTGSHGRGGLTGLLLGSVSLAVAGRAHCPVIVVRGGAAGDRERILLGVGDHAAGGEAVRFAFREAEARGCMLDAVRAWRRPAHMAADHLLIAGEPAHQHERQASELLDAALREAVAEHPSVRVRRTTVEGRAREALLTRSGAADLVVVGARRRHGHHGLQFGPVTHALLHHADCPVAVVPEEG, encoded by the coding sequence ATGGACCTTCCCCTGGTCGTGGGAGTCGACGGTTCGGACGCGAGTCTCCTGGCGGTCGACTGGGCGGCGGACGAGGCGGCCCGCTGCGGACTGCCTCTGCTGCTGGTGTACGCCTCCTTGTGGGAGCGCTACGAGGGCGCCGTACGGCCCGACACCGGTGAACGTCCGTCCGAGCAGGTCATGGCGGAGACCATCCTCGCCACCGCCGCAGAACGTGCCCAGCGGCGCGACCCCGAGGCCAAGGTCTCCACACAGGTGGTGCCGGAGGAAGCGGTCGACGCACTCCTGCACGAGAGTCACCGCGCCTTCGCCCTGGTGACGGGATCCCACGGGCGCGGAGGGCTGACGGGTCTGCTCCTCGGCTCGGTCTCGCTGGCCGTGGCCGGACGCGCGCACTGCCCGGTGATCGTGGTCCGGGGCGGCGCTGCGGGCGACCGCGAACGGATCCTGCTCGGTGTGGGCGACCACGCCGCCGGCGGCGAGGCGGTGCGGTTCGCGTTCCGCGAGGCCGAGGCGCGCGGGTGCATGCTGGACGCCGTGCGAGCCTGGCGGCGTCCCGCGCACATGGCCGCGGACCATCTTCTGATCGCCGGTGAACCGGCGCATCAGCACGAGCGGCAGGCGTCGGAACTGCTCGACGCCGCACTGCGTGAAGCGGTTGCGGAGCACCCCTCGGTCCGGGTGCGCCGCACCACCGTAGAAGGGCGGGCCCGCGAGGCACTGCTGACCAGGTCGGGCGCCGCTGACCTGGTGGTCGTCGGAGCCCGGCGCCGACACGGCCACCATGGCCTCCAGTTCGGCCCGGTGACGCACGCACTGCTGCACCATGCCGACTGCCCGGTCGCCGTCGTACCGGAGGAGGGGTGA